A single genomic interval of Helianthus annuus cultivar XRQ/B chromosome 6, HanXRQr2.0-SUNRISE, whole genome shotgun sequence harbors:
- the LOC110864894 gene encoding endoglucanase 5 produces the protein MANPRHILTTLVLVLTIIDGSSGFDYMQALDKSLLFFEAQRSGKLPWNQRVKWRGDSGLYDGYQQRVNLVGGYYDAGDHVKFGLPMAYSVTMLSWGAIEYDRTMMDLNQMGHVLNAIKWGTDYFIKAHSQPNVLWGQVGDGDSDHYCWERAEDMTTPRTAYKVDTEHPGSDLAGETAAAMAAAAIAFRPYNSSYSDLLLVHAKQLFWFADRFRGLFTDSIPSAKEFYTSSGYSDELLWAATWLYRATKDASYLKYVVDNAVSMGGTGWAMKEFSWDNKYAGVQILLSKVLMDGDGGAYTSTLKQYQAKADYFACACQQKNDGYNAPLTPGGLLYLHEWNNMQYAASAAFLLAVYSDYLSAAKSVLKCPDADVQPRELLMFAKSQADYILGKNPKSMSYMVGYGQTYPIHVHHRGASIASKFVLHSVVGCVQGFDTWYRRPQANPNVLHGGLVGGPDRNDNFDDDRSNYEQTEPTMSGTAPLVGLFTKLHSMNSNYEARPNPTKNQPKSVGVPVEFYHTITDSWTVGRIAYYRHKVTIKNQSRKPITDLKLEIENLSGALWGLSPTRNKNIYELPKWIKMIKPGSECSFVYVQGGPQAKVSVQSYH, from the exons ATGGCGAACCCGAGACACATTTTGACGACACTCGTCTTAGTTTTAACCATCATCGACGGATCATCAGGGTTCGACTATATGCAAGCCCTTGACAAAAGCTTGTTGTTTTTCGAGGCACAAAGGTCAGGTAAGTTACCTTGGAACCAACGTGTGAAATGGCGAGGCGATTCCGGACTCTATGATGGTTACCAACAAAGA GTGAACTTGGTTGGAGGGTACTATGATGCTGGTGACCATGTGAAATTTGGACTACCAATGGCTTATAGTGTTACAATGCTGTCATGGGGAGCCATTGAGTATGACAGAACCATGATGGACCTTAACCAAATGGGCCATGTTTTGAATGCTATCAAATGGGGTACTGATTACTTCATCAAAGCCCATTCACAGCCCAATGTTCTTTGGGGACAG GTAGGTGATGGGGACTCGGACCACTACTGTTGGGAGCGGGCAGAAGACATGACAACACCACGAACCGCTTATAAAGTGGATACTGAACACCCGGGTTCAGACCTTGCGGGTGAAACTGCTGCTGCTATGGCTGCAGCGGCTATTGCTTTTAGGCCTTATAACTCTTCTTACTCTGATTTGTTATTAGTTCATGCGAAACAG CTTTTTTGGTTTGCTGATCGATTTAGAGGACTGTTCACGGACTCAATCCCGTCTGCAAAAGAGTTTTATACATCATCGGGTTACTCG GATGAACTGTTGTGGGCGGCTACATGGTTGTACCGAGCAACCAAGGATGCATCATACTTGAAATATGTGGTGGATAACGCCGTCTCCATGGGTGGCACCGGTTGGGCGATGAAGGAATTCTCTTGGGATAACAAATACGCAGGCGTCCAGATTCTTCTATCAAAGGTGTTGATGGATGGAGACGGTGGTGCATACACCAGCACACTAAAACAATATCAGGCGAAAGCCGATTACTTCGCGTGTGCTTGCCAACAAAAGAATGACGGCTACAACGCACCTTTGACTCCTG GTGGCTTACTCTACTTGCATGAGTGGAACAACATGCAATACGCAGCCTCGGCCGCATTCCTACTTGCCGTCTACTCAGACTACCTCTCAGCGGCGAAATCAGTCTTAAAATGCCCGGATGCTGATGTTCAACCTCGAGAACTCCTTATGTTCGCTAAATCACAG GCTGATTACATCTTAGGAAAAAACCCGAAGTCGATGAGTTACATGGTAGGGTACGGTCAAACCTACCCGATTCATGTGCACCACAGGGGTGCGTCCATTGCATCCAAATTTGTACTCCATTCAGTAGTGGGTTGTGTTCAAGGGTTTGACACATGGTACCGCCGCCCACAGGCTAACCCAAACGTTCTCCATGGTGGCCTTGTTGGTGGGCCTGACAGAAATGACAATTTTGATGATGATCGATCCAATTACGAACAAACGGAACCTACAATGTCTGGGACCGCCCCTCTCGTAGGGCTCTTTACCAAGTTACATAGCATGAATTCAAACTATGAAGCAAGACCGAACCCAACCAAGAACCAACCGAAATCAG TAGGAGTGCCGGTGGAATTCTATCACACGATAACAGATTCGTGGACAGTTGGGAGAATCGCATACTATAGGCACAAGGTGACGATCAAGAACCAGTCGAGAAAACCAATCACAGATTTGAAGTTAGAAATTGAAAACTTATCAGGGGCACTATGGGGATTATCTCCAACTCGAAATAAGAACATATATGAGCTTCCAAAATGGATTAAGATGATCAAACCTGGTTCCGAGTGCAGTTTTGTCTACGTTCAAGGCGGCCCACAAGCTAAGGTCTCGGTTCAATCCTATCACTAA
- the LOC110864893 gene encoding nucleolin 1 isoform X1, which translates to MPKSSKKSASKVDSAPAVVASATKSSKKGKRDAEEIIEKEIVSSKKQKVVNGGVAQAVEKKKVETKTQKKVVKKQESSSSEDSSSSESEKEAKKVKVAPKKVETKAPKKVVKKQESSSEEDSSSSESEKEQKKAPKKIVKKQDSSSSDESSDSEDEKKVVPKKAAPVKKPVKESSSSDDDSSDEDEPKKPAVAPKNGAVAAKKKEESSDESDSDDSDSSDELNHPVQEDAKPAKKSAPAAAKNTAAKKAESSDDSSAEEESDSDEDVKAAPPKKPVAAAATKKAESSSDESSSDDEEPPKKKTKPSETKPVAKPAAKKEESSDSESEESSDDEPSKPQAVKKPAAKAKEGSDSEESSDEEPAKPQAAKKAEKKASSSSEEESDEEDESSEEEDEPKTAKKKDTDVEMVDAPSAKKAPQTPATPQTSGTKTLFMGNLSFSIEESDVHNFFKDAGEVVEVRFAVKEDRFAGYGHVEFATPEAAQKALELNGEPLLDRPVRLDLAKERGAYTPGTGNERSYQKSAQTPGLTAYVRGFGRDESLDDVKYTLGEVFAQCGEVSRIFIPKDFESGSLKGFAYVDFADRDALNKAIDLSGTDINGGQLSVEEARPKGGDGGGSGRGGGRGGFDGGRSGGRGRFGGRDGGRGGRFGGGGRGGRDGGRGGRGGGRGRGPSRPSMATPGTGKKTTFGDD; encoded by the exons ATGCCTAAATCATCCAAGAAGTCTGCCTCTAAG GTTGATTCAGCTCCTGCAGTTGTAGCATCGGCTACTAAATCATCGAAAAAAG GCAAGAGAGATGCAGAGGAGATTATTGAGAAGGAAATCGTGAGTAGCAAGAAGCAGAAAGTGGTCAACGGTGGTGTGGCTCAGGCTGTTGAGAAGAAGAAAGTTGAGACGAAGACTCAAAAGAAGGTTGTGAAGAAACAAGAAAGCAGTTCATCTGAAGATAGTAGCTCATCGGAATCTGAGAAAGAAGCAAAGAAG GTTAAGGTAGCTCCTAAGAAAGTTGAAACAAAGGCCCCAAAGAAGGTTGTCAAGAAACAGGAAAGTAGTTCTGAAGAAGACAGTAGTTCCTCAGAATCTGAGAAAGAACAAAAGAAG GCCCCAAAGAAGATTGTCAAGAAACAGGACAGCAgttcatctgatgaaagttcagattcTGAGGATGAAAAGAAG GTTGTTCCCAAGAAAGCTGCCCCTGTTAAAAAGCCAGTCAAGGAGTcaagcagcagtgatgatgattcttctgatgaa gATGAACCAAAGAAGCCAGCCGTCGCGCCCAAGAATGGCGCTGTTGCAGCTAAAAAGAAAGAAGAATCAAGTGATGAGTCTGACTCAGATGACAGTGACAGTTCCGATGAA TTAAACCATCCTGTGCAGGAGGACGCCAAGCCTGCAAAGAAGTCAGCACCTGCTGCTGCCAAAAATACCGCCGCAAAGAAAGCAGAGAGTTCTGATGACAGTAGCGCTGAAGAAGAAAGTGATTCCGATGAAGAC GTTAAAGCTGCCCCACCAAAGAAACCTGTAGCAGCTGCTGCAACTAAG AAGGCAGAGTCAAGCTCGGATGAAAGTTCatctgatgatgaagagcctCCAAAGAAGAAGACGAAG CCATCTGAGACAAAGCCAGTTGCAAAACCAGCTGCTAAAAAAGAGGAAAGCAGTGATTCTGAATCCGAAGAGAGTTCTGATGACGAGCCATCAAAGCCACAAGCTGTAAAAAAG CCAGCTGCTAAAGCCAAAGAGGGCAGTGATTCTGAAGAAAGCTCTGATGAAGAGCCAGCAAAACCACAAGCTGCAAAAAAG GCTGAAAAGAAGGCTAGCAGCAGTTCTGAAGAAGAATccgatgaagaagatgaaagcTCTGAAGAGGAGGATGAACCCAAAACTGCAAAGAAAAAG GATACCGATGTGGAGATGGTTGATGCTCCATCAGCAAAGAAAGCG CCTCAAACCCCGGCTACTCCTCAAACTTCAGGAACCAAAACTTTGTTTATGGGCAACTTATCCTTCTCTATTGAAGAAAGCGACGT TCATAATTTCTTCAAAGACGCGGGTGAAGTTGTTGAGGTTCGTTTTGCAGTCAAAGAAGATCGATTTGCAGGCTACGGGCATGTTGAATTTGCCACCCCCGAGGCTGCCCAAAAG GCTCTTGAACTTAACGGTGAACCATTACTTGACCGCCCGGTCAGACTTGATTTAGCTAAGGAAAGAGGTGCATACACTCCTGGTACCGG CAACGAGAGGTCTTACCAAAAGAGCGCGCAGACTCCTGGACTAACTGCGTATGTAAGGGGATTCGGTCGTGACGAAAGCTTGGATGAT GTTAAGTATACTCTTGGGGAAGTCTTTGCCCAATGCGGAGAGGTCTCAAGGATTTTTATTCCTAAAGATTTCGAGTCTGGCAGTCTTAAAGG GTTTGCTTACGTAGATTTTGCTGACCGTGACGCGTTGAATAAAGCTATTGATCTCAGTGGAACTGATATTAATGGAGGTCAACTAAGTGTTGAGGAAGCAAGACCAAAAGGCGGTGATGGCGGAGGTTctggacgtggtggaggtcgtgGCGGGTTTGATGGTGGTAGGAGCGGTGGAAGAGGTAGGTTTGGTGGCAGAGATGGTGGACGTGGTGGCAggtttggtggtggtggtcgtggtGGCAGAGATGGTGGTCGTGGAGGACGTGGTGGTGGCAGAGGACGTGGCCCTAGCAGGCCTAGCATGGCAACACCCGGTACAG GAAAGAAGACAACTTTTGGTGACGATTAA
- the LOC110864893 gene encoding nucleolin 1 isoform X2: MPKSSKKSASKVDSAPAVVASATKSSKKGKRDAEEIIEKEIVSSKKQKVVNGGVAQAVEKKKVETKTQKKVVKKQESSSSEDSSSSESEKEAKKVKVAPKKVETKAPKKVVKKQESSSEEDSSSSESEKEQKKAPKKIVKKQDSSSSDESSDSEDEKKVVPKKAAPVKKPVKESSSSDDDSSDEDEPKKPAVAPKNGAVAAKKKEESSDESDSDDSDSSDEEDAKPAKKSAPAAAKNTAAKKAESSDDSSAEEESDSDEDVKAAPPKKPVAAAATKKAESSSDESSSDDEEPPKKKTKPSETKPVAKPAAKKEESSDSESEESSDDEPSKPQAVKKPAAKAKEGSDSEESSDEEPAKPQAAKKAEKKASSSSEEESDEEDESSEEEDEPKTAKKKDTDVEMVDAPSAKKAPQTPATPQTSGTKTLFMGNLSFSIEESDVHNFFKDAGEVVEVRFAVKEDRFAGYGHVEFATPEAAQKALELNGEPLLDRPVRLDLAKERGAYTPGTGNERSYQKSAQTPGLTAYVRGFGRDESLDDVKYTLGEVFAQCGEVSRIFIPKDFESGSLKGFAYVDFADRDALNKAIDLSGTDINGGQLSVEEARPKGGDGGGSGRGGGRGGFDGGRSGGRGRFGGRDGGRGGRFGGGGRGGRDGGRGGRGGGRGRGPSRPSMATPGTGKKTTFGDD; encoded by the exons ATGCCTAAATCATCCAAGAAGTCTGCCTCTAAG GTTGATTCAGCTCCTGCAGTTGTAGCATCGGCTACTAAATCATCGAAAAAAG GCAAGAGAGATGCAGAGGAGATTATTGAGAAGGAAATCGTGAGTAGCAAGAAGCAGAAAGTGGTCAACGGTGGTGTGGCTCAGGCTGTTGAGAAGAAGAAAGTTGAGACGAAGACTCAAAAGAAGGTTGTGAAGAAACAAGAAAGCAGTTCATCTGAAGATAGTAGCTCATCGGAATCTGAGAAAGAAGCAAAGAAG GTTAAGGTAGCTCCTAAGAAAGTTGAAACAAAGGCCCCAAAGAAGGTTGTCAAGAAACAGGAAAGTAGTTCTGAAGAAGACAGTAGTTCCTCAGAATCTGAGAAAGAACAAAAGAAG GCCCCAAAGAAGATTGTCAAGAAACAGGACAGCAgttcatctgatgaaagttcagattcTGAGGATGAAAAGAAG GTTGTTCCCAAGAAAGCTGCCCCTGTTAAAAAGCCAGTCAAGGAGTcaagcagcagtgatgatgattcttctgatgaa gATGAACCAAAGAAGCCAGCCGTCGCGCCCAAGAATGGCGCTGTTGCAGCTAAAAAGAAAGAAGAATCAAGTGATGAGTCTGACTCAGATGACAGTGACAGTTCCGATGAA GAGGACGCCAAGCCTGCAAAGAAGTCAGCACCTGCTGCTGCCAAAAATACCGCCGCAAAGAAAGCAGAGAGTTCTGATGACAGTAGCGCTGAAGAAGAAAGTGATTCCGATGAAGAC GTTAAAGCTGCCCCACCAAAGAAACCTGTAGCAGCTGCTGCAACTAAG AAGGCAGAGTCAAGCTCGGATGAAAGTTCatctgatgatgaagagcctCCAAAGAAGAAGACGAAG CCATCTGAGACAAAGCCAGTTGCAAAACCAGCTGCTAAAAAAGAGGAAAGCAGTGATTCTGAATCCGAAGAGAGTTCTGATGACGAGCCATCAAAGCCACAAGCTGTAAAAAAG CCAGCTGCTAAAGCCAAAGAGGGCAGTGATTCTGAAGAAAGCTCTGATGAAGAGCCAGCAAAACCACAAGCTGCAAAAAAG GCTGAAAAGAAGGCTAGCAGCAGTTCTGAAGAAGAATccgatgaagaagatgaaagcTCTGAAGAGGAGGATGAACCCAAAACTGCAAAGAAAAAG GATACCGATGTGGAGATGGTTGATGCTCCATCAGCAAAGAAAGCG CCTCAAACCCCGGCTACTCCTCAAACTTCAGGAACCAAAACTTTGTTTATGGGCAACTTATCCTTCTCTATTGAAGAAAGCGACGT TCATAATTTCTTCAAAGACGCGGGTGAAGTTGTTGAGGTTCGTTTTGCAGTCAAAGAAGATCGATTTGCAGGCTACGGGCATGTTGAATTTGCCACCCCCGAGGCTGCCCAAAAG GCTCTTGAACTTAACGGTGAACCATTACTTGACCGCCCGGTCAGACTTGATTTAGCTAAGGAAAGAGGTGCATACACTCCTGGTACCGG CAACGAGAGGTCTTACCAAAAGAGCGCGCAGACTCCTGGACTAACTGCGTATGTAAGGGGATTCGGTCGTGACGAAAGCTTGGATGAT GTTAAGTATACTCTTGGGGAAGTCTTTGCCCAATGCGGAGAGGTCTCAAGGATTTTTATTCCTAAAGATTTCGAGTCTGGCAGTCTTAAAGG GTTTGCTTACGTAGATTTTGCTGACCGTGACGCGTTGAATAAAGCTATTGATCTCAGTGGAACTGATATTAATGGAGGTCAACTAAGTGTTGAGGAAGCAAGACCAAAAGGCGGTGATGGCGGAGGTTctggacgtggtggaggtcgtgGCGGGTTTGATGGTGGTAGGAGCGGTGGAAGAGGTAGGTTTGGTGGCAGAGATGGTGGACGTGGTGGCAggtttggtggtggtggtcgtggtGGCAGAGATGGTGGTCGTGGAGGACGTGGTGGTGGCAGAGGACGTGGCCCTAGCAGGCCTAGCATGGCAACACCCGGTACAG GAAAGAAGACAACTTTTGGTGACGATTAA
- the LOC110864895 gene encoding reticulon-like protein B8 — translation MPEGITPEDLLHNIMDSLSDKKQSSGSFFAEEEKPHSVRTEFNKLFGRQKPIHRILGGGKSADVLLWRNKKISASVLFGATAVWVLFEWLDYNFIPLVCFGLVICIIGQFIMSRLLNRPPQSLRLSDELFVNIGTAVGAEVNRTLAFLQHVGSRGDIKQLVIVIGSLLTAAIIGTWCNFFTVIYMGFVAAHTLPVVYEKYDDQIDNAVYNVLGKLQNNYSKLDASVLSRIPKATRKKFE, via the exons ATGCCTGAGGGTATAACACCTGAAGATCTTCTCCACAACATCATGGATTCGCTTTCTGATAAGAAGCAAAGTTCTGGTTCATTCTTCGCAGAGGAGGAGAAACCACACTCTGTCAGAACCGAATTTAACAAGCTCTTTGGGAGACAGAAGCCCATTCATCGTATTTTAGGGGGCGGAAAAT CTGCTGATGTGCTCTTGTGGAGGAACAAAAAGATATCAGCAAGTGTCTTATTTGGTGCTACTGCAGTTTGGGTGCTTTTTGAATGGCTTGACTACAATTTTATTCCTTTGGTATGCTTCGGTCTTGTTATATGTATCATTGGCCAGTTTATTATGTCACGCCTTTTGAACAG GCCCCCACAAAGTCTTCGTCTGTCAGATGAACTATTCGTGAACATTGGTACCGCAGTAGGTGCTGAGGTTAACCGCACTTTAGCTTTCCTTCAACACGTTGGTTCTAGAGGAGATATTAAGCAACTTGTAATT GTTATTGGGAGTTTGCTAACTGCTGCAATAATTGGAACCTGGTGTAACTTTTTTACCGTGATTTACATGG GTTTTGTGGCCGCCCACACATTGCCTGTTGTGTACGAGAAGTATGATGATCAAATTGATAACGCCGTATACAACGTTTTGGGAAAGCTTCAGAACAACTATAGTAAGCTGGATGCTAGTGTGCTAAGCAGAATTCCGAAAGCAACCAGGAAGAAGTTTGAATAG